Genomic segment of Patescibacteria group bacterium:
AAATTTAAAATTTTTATCGACTCTTCAAATATTGATAAATCGCAACCGCAACTTCATTCCGAGTGAGATTTTGTGATGGTAGTAAAAATCGGCTGCCTCGATTCGGGAAAAGGTCGTATTTCTGGGCCACGCCAGCAAACTGCGCGAACCAAGCATTACTAGAAACATCAGAATAAGTGTAAGGAAGATTCGTAGAAAGATTGAAAGTCTTCGTTAGCATTTTCAGAAACTCCGCTGTATTGACAGTATTAGCAGGTCTGAAAGTGCCATCCGGATTGCCGTTAATAATTCCTTTCTCAGCTGCTTTCATTACAAATTTTTCGTACCACTCGCCAGTCTTCACATCACCAAAGCGACCATTATTTTTCAAATTACCGACCGTAATGCCGCGTGCGAGCAAAAGAAATTTCGCCGCCTCAGCGCGATTGACCGGCTGGCTGCCTTTGAATTCGCCATCCGAGAACCCGCCAATAACTGCGCGACGATAAAGCTCAACTGCCGCTTTGCCTTCGATAGAAGAAATGGAAACATCAGAAAATGGATTCGACGCTGCAGTCGGATTTGTGATGACTACATCTTCGTAACCAGCAGGAGGAATAGTCGTAGTGGTTGTAGATCCAGAAGAAATACAGACTCCGTCTTTGCAACCATTAGGGCAACTATAACCAACAGATTGTAAAAAACCGTTTTCGTCACAATAAGCCTCATTTAATTGATTGTTATTGCTGCTGTCAGCACAACAATCGGAAACTACGCCGTAATTCAGGCTAAGATCTTGTCTCCCAGAGCACTTGTTGCTATCTTCTCCCCAAATTACACCGTTGCCGCCACCATAAATACCTGTCCCCTTTCCTTTCATAAAATAATTTTTCCCTCCATCCGAGTCAGTGCAGGATGTGGATGTTACAGAATTTCCTATTTCAAATTGAGCCTGATAATAGCTTGGCGAGGTAGTTGTAACCTGAATCTTTCCTTTTTTTGTACCATCAAAATATAAGACATATTCATTCATTTCTGTCATCTTGGCTTCGCCACTCAAAACCTTATAGTCGTACTTGGTAAAACGACAATGGGCAACACGCTTACCGTCGCTACCAAGCAACTCAATACTAAACACACCACCAGTATCTGTAACACTACTCATGCAATTATTTATATCTGATTCAGCTGTGATTGGGCTTTGAAGATGTCGACTAATTTCTTCACCATCCTTCCCTACATAAACAGTAAAATCATCTCCATTCGAGACAGAAATATCTAATGAATATTCAGACATTGCTGTTATTTTTGCAGTGCCTGTATTGTTTTCGATTCGATATGTCCCAACTCGACACAGAGCATCTTTCTGAAATGTATTTGAATTGATTAACTCAAGGTGATATTGAAATTCGCTTGGCTGATACATATAAAGCATACAACTTGACCCAAAACTAGCCGCGCTAGCCGTAGAAGGAATGGACGCAAAACCAACCAAAATTATTGCGACAACCCCGACGAGATTTAAGATTTTTTTAATCATAAGAAAGTAGTTAGTAGGCGCGAATTGCAATTCGCGCTTTCATTTTTTACGAATTCCCTTCTTCGAGTTCGTCTAAGTCGTCTTTCATTTCTTTGATCGAGCTTTCACCGACCGCGTCGAGTGAGGCCTCCTCGTCCAGCTCTTCGTCAGAGAAATCTTCGAGCTCGGAAATTTGCTCGTCTTCCGGGATGAATACGCCAGCACCAGCCTCACCTTTGGTGACAGCGACGGAAAGACTTTCGTCTTCATCGACTGTCAGCATTTCATCCTCTTCCAATTCATTGACCGGATTGAGGTCGAGCAGCTCGACATTGAGACAGAGCGCTTGCAACTCTTTCACGAGAACATTGAATGATTCCGGTGTGCGCGGGCGACGAATTTCCTCGCCTTTGACGATCGCCTCGTAAGCTTTGGAACGACCATAAACATCATCCGATTTGATTGTGAGAATTTCTTGCAAAACATGCGCGGCACCGTAGGCTTCGAGTGCCCAGACTTCCATTTCTCCGAAGCGTTGTCCGCCGTGTTGCGCTTTGCCACCGAGCGGTTGCTGCGTCACCAAAGAATAAGGTCCAACTGAACGCGCGTGAATCTTGTCTTCCGCAAGGTGGTTTAATTTGAGCATGTAAGTGATACCGACGGTGGTTTTGCGGTTGAATGGTTCGCCCGTTTGACCGTCGAAAAGCTGAACTTTGCCATCTTCCGGCAGTCCGGCTTCTTTCATGAGTTCGGTAATTTTTTCAGTTGAAATACCATCGAGTACCGGCGTCGCGAATTTGCAGCCGAGCTTTTGTCCCACCCAGCCGAGATGCGTCTCGAGAATTTGACCGATATTCATACGACTCGTGACACCGAGCGGATTCAAGATAATGTCGACAGGCGTACCGTCTGGTAAGAACGGCATGTTCTCTTCCGGCACGACGATCGAGACGACACCTTTGTTGCCGTGACGACCAGCCATCTTGTCGCCGACTTGGAGTTGGCGGCGTTGCGCGACATGCACATGAATCTGGCGCACGACACCGATCGGAAGCTCTACACCGTCATCGCGCGTGAAAATTTTGACATCGATGACTTTGCCGCCTGTGCCACCCGGCATGCGCAGCGAAGTATCTTTCATGTCGCGTGCTTTTTCACCGAAGATGGCGCGGAGCAGTCGCTCCTCAGCCGTCAGCTCAGTCTCACCTTTCGGCGTGATTTTGCCGACCAAGATATCGCCCTCGGAAACATAAGAGCCGACTTGGATGATTCCGTCTGCGTCGAGATTTTTCAACCGTTCTTCGGCGACATTCGGAATGTCGCGCGTCACTTCTTCCATACCGAGCTTGGTCTCGCGGACGCCGAGAACATAATCCTCGATGTGCACGGAATCGTAGCGATTCGTGCGCGCGATGCGCTCGGAAATGATGACCGCGTCTTCGAAGTTGTAGCCGCCCCAGGACATGTACGCGACGAGCAAATTTTGACCGAGTGAAAGCTCGCCCTCATGGACCGCCGCGCCTTCGGCGATGATGTCGCCGCGTTTTAATTTTTGACCGAGATCGACGACAGGACGCTGCGTGATGCAAGTCCCCTGATTCGAGCGTTGGTAATTCGCGATTTTGTAAGTCTGCTTTTTGCCGCTGCGGTAGACGACCGTCGCCTGCGAAGCGTCGATACTCGTCACTTCGCCATCGTCTTCGGCAATCACAATCTGGTCGGAATTTTGCGCGACGATTGCCTCGGCACCCGTGCCGACGAGCGGCGACTGTGGCTTGAGCAAGTTGACGGCTTGGCGTTGCATGTTCGAGCCCATCGAGGCACGCGTGTTGTCGTCGTGTTCGAGGAATGGAATGAGCGCAGTCGTGACAGAGAAAATTTGCTGCGGCACGATGTCGATGTGCGTGAGATCGTTGACATGCGCGAGTAATGGATCGCCGCCTTCACGGGAAGAAATACGCGTCTTGAGAAAGTTGTTGTTTTCGTCCAATTCTGAGTTGGCTTGCGCGACTTTGAGTCTCTCTTCTTCGTCTGCGTCGTAGTATTCGAAGTCCGTCGTGATGTACGCTCGAGTCGGCGCGCGCTCGGATTTTTCTTTCTTGGCGGTTTCAATTAATTTCTTCGCCGCTTCTTTCGTGATTGGCTCGCCTTCTTTCGCGAGAATTTTGTTGCCATCTTTGATATCAGCTTTCGCACGACGCAAGACTAATTCTTCGACTTTGAGCGGCGCGTCCTGGGCAATCTTGTAATAAGGCGTTTCGATGAAACCGAATTCATTGATACGCGCGTACGCTGCGAGATGGACGACCAAACCAATGTTCGGACCTTCTGGTGTGGCGACCGGACAGATGCGACCATAATGCGAAGTATGCACATCACGCACATCGAAGCCGGCGCGTTCACGACTAAGTCCACCCGGACCCATCGCGGAGAGACGGCGTTTGTGTTCGAGTTCAGCGAGCGGATTCGTCTGATCCATGAATTGTGAGAGCTGCGAACTCGCGAAAAATTCGCGCAGCGAAGCTGTGATCGGACGCGCGTTAATTAATTGTTGCGGTGCGGCCGTCTCGAGATCCATGACCGTCATACGATCACGCACGATGCGATCGACACGGAGAAGTCCGACGCGGAATTTATTTTGGACTAATTCTCCGACCGCACGAATGCGGCGATTGGAGAGATGGTCGATGTCGTCCGACGCGCCGATGCCATTATTGAGATTGATGAGATGCTTGATGATCAAGATCAAGTCGTCAACCTGGAAAATGCGGTGTTTTTTGTCCGCCGGCGTTTTGAGCTCGAAGCGTTTATTCAGCTTGTAACGACCGACCGGACCCATATCGTAGCGGCGGTAATCGAAAAAAAGTTGGTCGATCAAAGCCTTCGCATTGCTCGGTGTCGCGAGATCACCCGGACGAATTTTTTGGTAAATTAATTGAGCCGCTTCATCGACTGACTCAGCCGGATCTTTTTCGAGCGTCGTCGCGATGAAAGGCAAGCGCCCTTCAGCAGTATCGACATCGGCAAATTCTTTGAGAATCTTCGCATCGTCCCAGCCAGTGAAAGCGCGAATCAAAGCTGTGATTGGAATTTTGCGCTTGCGGTCGATTTTGACAGAAATGATACCGCGTTTGTCTGTCTCGAGCTCGAGCCACGCACCGCGTTTCGGAATAATTTTGGCAGCGTGAAAATATGGGACGAGCGGATTCGGCGAGAAGAAAACGCCTGGCGAACGCACGAGCTGTGAGACAACGACGCGTTCAATACCATTCACGATGAAAGTCGCCTTGTCAGTCATGAGCGGAATACCGCCGAAGAAGACTTCTTGCTCTTTGATTTCACCCGTCACTTTATTGACGAGGCGAACTTGAATTTTGAGCGTACCTTCGTAAGTGCCGCTTTTTTCCTTCGCTTCGGTCGGAGTCAATTTAGGAGCCTCGATGGAATGCTTGAGAATGTGCAGTTCCAATTTTTTGCCAGAGGAATCTTGAATCGGCGAAATTTCGTCAAAAAGCTCATGCAGACCTTCTTCGAGAAACCAGTTGTAGCTCTTGAGATGCGTCTCGACGAGATTTGGCAAGGGCACATGCACTTTTTTCTTGTCGAGGAAGCGGCGCGGATTCTTCGGACGCGCGGTCTGCGCATTCGGCAAAACCGCCGGAATGCGATAAGGCTTCGCTTTCACAGTCGATTCAAGCACCAGCTTTTTGCGTCCCGCGGAAGTCGCTTTGGCGCGAGCTGGCGTTTTCGCTTCTTTTTTAGAAGCTTTTTTTGGGGTAGCCATAAATAAAATGAGGTGAGGAAAAATAGCAATTCTCACTCACGACTCACTCACAACCTAAAAATCAGCCGGAAAATTATAGGGAAAGCTTCTCGGTTTGTAAAATCATTCTTAAAATCGCCTTGACAAAAAAAGAAAGCTATAGCCAAGCAACTGCAAAACAACATACGCATGTCTTTTAACCATGCCGTTAACGGCATGGTTAGGAAGCATGTAGATTATGTTGAATTATAGTTTGTTGGCTATATTTCTTAGCGTAAATCCCGAAACTAATCCAGGTTTGAGCTGCGAAAATTTTCAAGTCTTGTAATTTACAAAATAATCTCCAACGAAAAAACGCCCGTCTGGGCGTTTCTACTTTGCACCAGCACGACTTTAGAAAATCCACTCAATGACTCAAAGACTTAAAGACCCAACAACCCTCCGAACCCATGACCAATGACTCAATGACTTAATGACTCAACGACTCAAATCAATTTGGTATCAACCGAAATTCCAAGATCTGCTAAATATGCTTGCGTATTGTATTTGTTCGCGAATACTCGCTCATTAGCCTGCAACCCACTAATTGCTTTTTGAATTGCAGCGGCAATCGGCTCGACTGTTTCAGCAGCGTCAATCGCCTGCCCCAACTCGACACCTAATTTCGCCAGCGCACTTTCAGCGTTTTCTTCGGGCGAACCAAGAAGTGCACGCGACTCTGCAATTTCTTTTTGAATTGCCAAATTCAATTCATTTGTTTTGCTGGCAATTTGCGCAATTTCTGGATCTGTCCAAAATTGCTTCCCATCTGTATCGAGAACAGCTTTCATTTCCTCGGCATTTAAGCCAATCTCTGTCTTTTGGGTTTTCATAAATCCGAAAGCGGGATTTTCTGCGTTGTCTGGCATTTTGATTTTTGTTAAATGTTTTTTAAAGCTGCGATGAGATTTTCTTCCGCCGCGTTTTTATTGAGCCTTTCCTGTTCCAATTTAATTTTGTTTTTAATCAAGCGAATTTTTTGCAAAATTGCTTTTTTGCCAGCTTCGATTTCGAGGGCTTTTCTGCCAATCATTTCGAGCGCGACCTTTTGACTCTCTTCGGGCGCTGCGTTTAATTTTTGGCAAAACTGCGCGCTCAAATCTGCCGGCACGCCTAGGGCACGCGTCAGCAAGGTATCAATTTTTTGGACTGGTTCTGCGAAAGCTTGATTCATATTTGGTTTTTATTTTCTTTATTTTAACAGAAAAGAGCTTTAAATTCAAGGGTGCAGCAGTCGTAAATTACTCAGGCAAATTCCAAAAGCTCAGGCGCGAAAATCAATAAGCTGCCAAGGATCAGCATCAAAACTCCACCGATGATATTCGAGATTTTGGAATATTTGTGCGTGATGCCCAGCTTCTCGATACCCGCGAGCGCGATTGCGAAGACGATGAGATCGTCGACCACATAAAAGAAGATGTAAATCGCGAGCAAAAATTGGCGGTGCAAAAAAGACAGCGAATTGATTTGGAGAATCTTGGTGAAAGCTTGCGGAATGCCGATGGAGCAAGCGAACTCGATGATATTCACGCTGAAAGCCAGGAGGAGTACGCCCGCCGCGACTGCCCAAGTCATCGGCTTCGAAGCCAGGGAGCGGATTTGATTGGAAATTTTCGCGCGTTTTTCCGGACTCGTCACCTTGCATGTCCCGTCACTCGTGAACCCTTCCCAGAGGAAGAAAATCGCTCCGCAGATTGCAACCGCGCCGATGATCGGCGTGACGAAGCGATCGAGTCCGACGAAATCCCAAGTCGTAAACCAGACATTCAAAATCGCGTAATACATCACCGCCTCTGCGAAAATAAAAATTCCGGCGACCTCGAACATTTTGCGACGATCGCCAATTTGCAAAAGCACAATCAGGAAAGTGACCAGCACCCACATCGCACAGGGATTGAAGCCATCGACGAAACCGAGCACGACTGCCATCGTCGGCAAAGAATATTTCCCGACATCGACCGTGCCGACGAAAGGCACATCGACGATTAATTTTTCCTCCGGTGCCGCGCAGACTTCACCGGTATCCTGACAAATCCCCTCGCCGACTTTTTCGACTTTGCTACTACCGCCCGCTGCGATAAATTGCTCGAAATCCAGCGTTTCTTTGCCCGCTGCCGCATTGAGAATTTCGGAAATCCGCGCACCGGTTGTCTCACTTGAACTGAAACCCTGGATGATGGTGTTGCCGACGAGCGTGATTGGTGTCGCTTTCGGAAGTTTTTCCAGCGCGGTCAGTGCATCGAAATGCGCGCGATGCTCGACTTCACCGATGTCGTGATAAAAAACTTCGAAGTCGTTGCGCGTCTGCGCGAGCTCGGTGAGAAATTTTTCTTCGTCGGCGCAGTGACCGCAACCCTCGCGTACGAAAACATTGACCGGCGTCACAGCAAAAGCGAGTGGCGCCAGAATAAAAAAGGAAAGAAAAAAGAAAGTGATTTTTCGCAGCATATTTGGGAGAATTCAGGTGAAATTTTAGCATGAAAATTTTAGCACTCCCTTCCGCCGTCCTCGATCGCAACTCGGAATTCCGCGGCGTGCTGACACGGAAACTGATGGAAAACGCTGGAAAACAAGCCGCAGCCGTGATTTTACAAAAATTCGGACGACCAAAAAAAGTCCAGATTTTTTGCGGCAGCGGCGGTAATGGTGGCGACGGTTTCGTCGTCGGGCTGGAGCTGCTGCGGAAAAAAATTCCCGTCGAAGTAATTTTGGCAGGCGCAGTGAAAAATCAAGACGCGCAATTTTATTTGAAAAAATTACCGAAAGAGCTCATCACCAAATATTCGAGCACGACCAAAATCGATGGCGCACTTTTGGTTGACGCGCTTTTGGGAGTCGGACAGCGAGGCAAGCTACGCGCACCAATCGCGAACATCATCACGAAATTAAAAAACTCCAACACCCAGTTAACCCCCCACTTCAGTGGGGGGAATCGCAAAATTGTCAGTCTCGATGTCCCGACTGGCAATCTCAGACCCGAACTCGTCATCGCCTTTCATGCGAGCAAAAATTCCGCACGCGAAATCGTCGTCCCAATCGGAATCCCTAAATCAGCGGAGCAATTTTTCGGACCGGGCGATGTGGAATTTTATTTTCCAAGACGCAGAGAAAATTCTCACAAAGGTGAAAATGGTCGCGTCGTCATCGTCGGCGGCAGCGCGAATTATCTCGGCGCGCCACTTTTCGCCGGACTCGGCGCACTCGCTGCCGGCGTCGATCTCGTCGACATTTTCGTACCGGGAGTAAATTTCGCCGCCACGAAAAAATTCTCGCCCAATTTTTTAATCCACGAATTCAAGGGTAATACTGAATTTTTGACGCTTGAAGCTGCTCGCGAGATTCTCGACTTCGCACGCGAAAAAAATGCAGCAGTCGTCCTCGGACCCGGACTCGGACGGAATTCGGAAACTGGGAAAGCCGTCAGCTTCTTCGCGAAAAACTGTCGCCAACCGCTCGTGCTCGACGCCGACGCACTGCTGCCGAATTTACCGAAATTCATTTCGACGCAAGTCGTCCTCACTCCCCACGCGGCGGAATTTCAGAGAATGCCAAAAAATCTGAATGCCGTAATTTTGAAAAAAGGTCGCACCGATGCAATTATTTCGGGCGAACGCAAAAGGTGGAACAACACCGGCAATCCGATTTTGACGGTCGGTGGATCGGGCGACACACTCGCCGGACTCACCGGCGGTTTACTCGCGCGCGAAGTCGCAGCCTTCGAAGCGGCAGGCCTCGCCGCGTTTTTGCTCGGTCTCGCCGGCGAAAGAATTGCGTTAAAATCGGAGAGTACGACTCCGCAGGCACTCGCGAAAAAAATTCCCCAGATTATTCGGGAGATTCTCGACGGACGAAAAAATTTTTAATTTTATAATTTTGTAAATAAATCCAAAATCCAAATTTTTAAAAATTAACTATCTTCACCATCTTCTGAGTCTAGCCAAATTTAAATCTAAAAATTATGTCAAAAATAGTAGTCGTCGGCGCAGGCGTGATGGGCGGAGCAATTATCGCATCACTCATTCGGGAAAAAGTTTTCACGCCAGCGGAAATCAGCGCAGTCGATCTCGACAATCGCAAGCTCGGCGAATTGAAAAGAAAATTTAAGATCAAAACCGAGCATTCAATCAAAGATGTCGCGCCACAAGTCGGCGTAATTTTGCTCGCCGTGAAACCGCAGTCGCTTGAATCTTTGTGCGAAAATTTCTCGACTGACAAGCTCGTGATTTCGATTCTCGCGGGCACGCGCGTCGCGAAGCTAAAGCAACTGACCGGCTCGGCGAAAATCGTGCGCGTCATGCCAAATACTCCCGCCGCCGTCGGCTGCGGAATTTCCGGCTGGCACGCGAGCCGACAAGTCGCGAAAAACGAAAAAGTTTTGGTGCGCCAAATCTTAGAAAGTTTCGGCGAACAGGCCGAATTCAAAAACGAAAAAATGCTCGACGCAGTGACGGCAATTTCCGGCAGCGGTCCGGCGTATTTTTTCGCCTTCGCCGAAGCCCTGGAAAAAGCGGCGCGCAAAATGGGACTCGGCAAAAACGCTGCTGCTTTCGTCGGTCAAACTTTTTTCGGCGCAGCAAAATTAGCCGACATCTCGGAAATTCCTTTTGCGAAGCTGCGGGAAAATGTGACTTCGAAAGGTGGCACCACCGCCGCAGCTTTGAAAGTTTTTGAAAAGGCGGGACTTACGAAAATCGTCGAGCGCGCGACACTCGCTGCGAAAAAACGCGCGGAAGAATTGGCGAAGGGAAAGTAAAACCTACAAAAATTCCACTAGAAATTTCCCCGCACGGAAAATTTTTATAAACAAAAAGCCCCCTTGCGGAGGCTTTTTCCCACCCTCAAAATTAAGAGTTACTCTTCGTCTGTGTCATTGTCGTGACTGCCGAACATTCCGCCACGCCCACCTCTACCGTGTTCGCCACCCTTCATGTCACCACCCATACCCATGCCACCAAATCCTGGACTCTCAATTCCCAGCTCTTCCTGAATCGCCTGCGCCTGCTCATGCAAATTCTGAAGCTCTTGGAGCTTAGAAAAATTAGAAGCTGTGATTACTTCGAGAATCGGTGCGTCAGAATTTTTGGCAGTAATTAATTTGACCCAAGCTGCGTAATCACCATTTGTAATTGCGGTCTCGATTGCTGTGCGATCGGCTTCCATCGTGGCTCTGTTGGTAGCCATTTTGGTGAATTGATCTTCGGTCATCCTGGTATTTCCGGTCGCAGTCTGGAAGGCTGCGAAGTCTTGGTTTTCGATGGCTGTCTCGATCGCAGTCGTTTTGGCTGGATCGAAATTCTGATTGCCCGGACCGGCGAAGCCGCCGAAAGCATAAACCGAAGGAAGCACGATTGCCGAAAGGGTGAGCGCGGAAATCCCCGCGAGGATAGTCTTGTTTTGCATTTTTTTGGAATTAAAAAATTAAAGCCTTGTGCCCGATCAGACGAATATCAAACGCGTTTTCGAAAACTAATACGCGCGCATCGGCATGTTTCTTTCAAATCTCGCCCGTTCTAATTGCCTGGGATTGGCAGGCAAAATAAAGTCAGCTGTGAAATTGGTATCATCAGTCTTGGTACCGATTGCGCGAATTTTCTCACCAATGACAATGACGAATTCCGGCGGAATTTTGGCAGTCGTAATATCGACATTCCAGACTGACGCATCACGAGCATTCAGAATCAAAAGCTTTTCCTCAATCGAAAAAACCTCACCAAAAAGAAAACCCTCTTCGGGATCCATCCATTCACTCTCTTCGAAATGCGGTGGAAAATTTTGGACGCGCAGAGCGTGCAGCTGCGGCGGCAGCGGTGTCGCCAGCAATGAAATTCCACCCGCGACGCTCGCGACAAAAATCCCACCCGCGACCGCGAGCACGCCGAAACGATAACCGTGCTTAGTGCGACGAAAGAGAAAATACGCAAACGCACTGGCAGCCAAAATCGTCGCGAGCCAAAAAATCGGTAAGGTATGGGCAATGAAATTCATTTCGCCGCCCGGGAAGTGCGGCAACAACTCCCATTCGGCTTGGAGTAATTCCGCAGAGAAAGTCCCGACGAAAATTGCCGCAGCTAAAAGCGCAATCAGTGCCAGCACCCAAATGCCATAGTTTTTGACGAGAAAAAGCGCACGCGAATGCGGCGCCAATTTGCGCTTTTTAATTTCGGTCAAGATTTTTTCAGAAAGTTTCTGCATTGCAAAAATTAAATAAATTTATTGAGAACCGCTTCTCCTGCGGTGAGCTCGAAAGCCTTTTTGGCGCGGTGGACGAGCGTAGCGACGCTGCCCATCGGACAATGCAGAATATCGGAAATCTCGGCATAGTCCTTGGACTCGAGGTAACGCAGAATCAAAACCTCACGATATTTTTGCGGAATTTTTGCGAGAATCGAATGAACAAATTCGGCCAAAAATCTTTCGTCAGTTGTCGTCGGAA
This window contains:
- a CDS encoding DNA-directed RNA polymerase subunit beta is translated as MATPKKASKKEAKTPARAKATSAGRKKLVLESTVKAKPYRIPAVLPNAQTARPKNPRRFLDKKKVHVPLPNLVETHLKSYNWFLEEGLHELFDEISPIQDSSGKKLELHILKHSIEAPKLTPTEAKEKSGTYEGTLKIQVRLVNKVTGEIKEQEVFFGGIPLMTDKATFIVNGIERVVVSQLVRSPGVFFSPNPLVPYFHAAKIIPKRGAWLELETDKRGIISVKIDRKRKIPITALIRAFTGWDDAKILKEFADVDTAEGRLPFIATTLEKDPAESVDEAAQLIYQKIRPGDLATPSNAKALIDQLFFDYRRYDMGPVGRYKLNKRFELKTPADKKHRIFQVDDLILIIKHLINLNNGIGASDDIDHLSNRRIRAVGELVQNKFRVGLLRVDRIVRDRMTVMDLETAAPQQLINARPITASLREFFASSQLSQFMDQTNPLAELEHKRRLSAMGPGGLSRERAGFDVRDVHTSHYGRICPVATPEGPNIGLVVHLAAYARINEFGFIETPYYKIAQDAPLKVEELVLRRAKADIKDGNKILAKEGEPITKEAAKKLIETAKKEKSERAPTRAYITTDFEYYDADEEERLKVAQANSELDENNNFLKTRISSREGGDPLLAHVNDLTHIDIVPQQIFSVTTALIPFLEHDDNTRASMGSNMQRQAVNLLKPQSPLVGTGAEAIVAQNSDQIVIAEDDGEVTSIDASQATVVYRSGKKQTYKIANYQRSNQGTCITQRPVVDLGQKLKRGDIIAEGAAVHEGELSLGQNLLVAYMSWGGYNFEDAVIISERIARTNRYDSVHIEDYVLGVRETKLGMEEVTRDIPNVAEERLKNLDADGIIQVGSYVSEGDILVGKITPKGETELTAEERLLRAIFGEKARDMKDTSLRMPGGTGGKVIDVKIFTRDDGVELPIGVVRQIHVHVAQRRQLQVGDKMAGRHGNKGVVSIVVPEENMPFLPDGTPVDIILNPLGVTSRMNIGQILETHLGWVGQKLGCKFATPVLDGISTEKITELMKEAGLPEDGKVQLFDGQTGEPFNRKTTVGITYMLKLNHLAEDKIHARSVGPYSLVTQQPLGGKAQHGGQRFGEMEVWALEAYGAAHVLQEILTIKSDDVYGRSKAYEAIVKGEEIRRPRTPESFNVLVKELQALCLNVELLDLNPVNELEEDEMLTVDEDESLSVAVTKGEAGAGVFIPEDEQISELEDFSDEELDEEASLDAVGESSIKEMKDDLDELEEGNS
- a CDS encoding NAD(P)H-hydrate dehydratase; the protein is MKILALPSAVLDRNSEFRGVLTRKLMENAGKQAAAVILQKFGRPKKVQIFCGSGGNGGDGFVVGLELLRKKIPVEVILAGAVKNQDAQFYLKKLPKELITKYSSTTKIDGALLVDALLGVGQRGKLRAPIANIITKLKNSNTQLTPHFSGGNRKIVSLDVPTGNLRPELVIAFHASKNSAREIVVPIGIPKSAEQFFGPGDVEFYFPRRRENSHKGENGRVVIVGGSANYLGAPLFAGLGALAAGVDLVDIFVPGVNFAATKKFSPNFLIHEFKGNTEFLTLEAAREILDFAREKNAAVVLGPGLGRNSETGKAVSFFAKNCRQPLVLDADALLPNLPKFISTQVVLTPHAAEFQRMPKNLNAVILKKGRTDAIISGERKRWNNTGNPILTVGGSGDTLAGLTGGLLAREVAAFEAAGLAAFLLGLAGERIALKSESTTPQALAKKIPQIIREILDGRKNF
- a CDS encoding S-layer homology domain-containing protein; translation: MIKKILNLVGVVAIILVGFASIPSTASAASFGSSCMLYMYQPSEFQYHLELINSNTFQKDALCRVGTYRIENNTGTAKITAMSEYSLDISVSNGDDFTVYVGKDGEEISRHLQSPITAESDINNCMSSVTDTGGVFSIELLGSDGKRVAHCRFTKYDYKVLSGEAKMTEMNEYVLYFDGTKKGKIQVTTTSPSYYQAQFEIGNSVTSTSCTDSDGGKNYFMKGKGTGIYGGGNGVIWGEDSNKCSGRQDLSLNYGVVSDCCADSSNNNQLNEAYCDENGFLQSVGYSCPNGCKDGVCISSGSTTTTTIPPAGYEDVVITNPTAASNPFSDVSISSIEGKAAVELYRRAVIGGFSDGEFKGSQPVNRAEAAKFLLLARGITVGNLKNNGRFGDVKTGEWYEKFVMKAAEKGIINGNPDGTFRPANTVNTAEFLKMLTKTFNLSTNLPYTYSDVSSNAWFAQFAGVAQKYDLFPNRGSRFLLPSQNLTRNEVAVAIYQYLKSR
- a CDS encoding glutaredoxin: MLRKITFFFLSFFILAPLAFAVTPVNVFVREGCGHCADEEKFLTELAQTRNDFEVFYHDIGEVEHRAHFDALTALEKLPKATPITLVGNTIIQGFSSSETTGARISEILNAAAGKETLDFEQFIAAGGSSKVEKVGEGICQDTGEVCAAPEEKLIVDVPFVGTVDVGKYSLPTMAVVLGFVDGFNPCAMWVLVTFLIVLLQIGDRRKMFEVAGIFIFAEAVMYYAILNVWFTTWDFVGLDRFVTPIIGAVAICGAIFFLWEGFTSDGTCKVTSPEKRAKISNQIRSLASKPMTWAVAAGVLLLAFSVNIIEFACSIGIPQAFTKILQINSLSFLHRQFLLAIYIFFYVVDDLIVFAIALAGIEKLGITHKYSKISNIIGGVLMLILGSLLIFAPELLEFA
- the proC gene encoding pyrroline-5-carboxylate reductase codes for the protein MSKIVVVGAGVMGGAIIASLIREKVFTPAEISAVDLDNRKLGELKRKFKIKTEHSIKDVAPQVGVILLAVKPQSLESLCENFSTDKLVISILAGTRVAKLKQLTGSAKIVRVMPNTPAAVGCGISGWHASRQVAKNEKVLVRQILESFGEQAEFKNEKMLDAVTAISGSGPAYFFAFAEALEKAARKMGLGKNAAAFVGQTFFGAAKLADISEIPFAKLRENVTSKGGTTAAALKVFEKAGLTKIVERATLAAKKRAEELAKGK